A window of Xenopus laevis strain J_2021 chromosome 1L, Xenopus_laevis_v10.1, whole genome shotgun sequence genomic DNA:
atatctatatatatatatatatatatctatatatatctatatctatatatatctatatctatatatatctatatatatatatatatatatatctatatatatatatatatatctatatatctatatatatatatatatatctatatatatatatctatatatatttatatatctatatatttatatatatatatatatataaaacaatctgaTGAGTATCTGCACTCCAAGATGAAATCTTCTTTCCTAATGAGGATGTTGGACTCACTTATGcgatgtattaaaaataaagaggcaaagaTTTTACATGGGTCTGCCTGTTTCAGaatccgtatatatatatatatatatatatatatatacacacaaatatctAAATTATATTATATCTGTAAATTATATAGCTGGTGATAGCTTTATTGAATGAAGAAGAAGGGAGAATTTAATATTCGGGAAACTGCTAGTACCAATAGGAATGACATGGATTTAATGTGCGGATTCTCCCTGCAGCTCCAGGTGACTCTAACTGAGAAACAAGAGGAGATCGCTTCCCTGAAGGAGAAGAACATCCAACTTAAGGAACTGGCCAATCAAGCAAAGCATCTGGCTTCTGTCCTTGATGTAAGCACCACATTCTGGGGTTGTTTTATTATAGAGCGTGTCCCTTTGTGACTGTGGGCTCTGTAGGTGCTGCTTATCTTTGGGTCTGTTTCACACCAAAGGGAAAGTTTGTAGTGGCAAACTCTATACTCTATCATAAACTGATTGAATTTCATTTTATAGTGCCATGTAGTGTATACGGCCACTCCAGTTTTGCATGATAAATGCTGTTTACAAGCAGCACTGTGAGCCGTAATATTAGCCAGTTATCAGGCCAAGTTAGCATTAACCAGACAAATCCATTGCACTCATTACAGATAATATAACAGTAACCCCATTTATTTAAGCAGAAATTTGGGGAAAAACAGAATGTTTCCGAGTAGTCTTCTTTTATACCTTCTTTTTAGAAACCATAATACAGTATTTCACCCCTATAATTCTCCTCCAGTAAAAGGGGTAACATACTGTGTGTGTGCTGTTTACTAGGGTTCCAGACCAGGAATTGAGGTGAATGAGGAAGGCATGCGAGATATTGTTTATTGGTTTGAATTTTTCTGGCTGCAAAATGCTGTGCgattgtccttaaaggggaactatcgtgaaaatgaaaattttatataagcttcatcatactgaaataagaaactttgtaaatacaatccattaaatactctgcattgtttctgaaataatcgttTATGTtccctatccctctctcagcatctgtttctcttcattctgtcttcatgcagcagttgggtttcagatattcactgacagttagattcaatttatctttatatatatatatataacaacctgAATGAACAAAAACCTTCCTAGACGTATACTTACAGAAATGCTTTTTTGTTCTGCTTTACAGAACCTAATGAAAGAGCGGTCAAAACAAAATTCCGGGGCAACTCAGGGGAGACTCGCAGTGAAACGGAGCCTAGAGGACTTTTACCCCCAGTGCAATGAGCCCGACTCTAACCAGGTGGATGATATACTGCAGGAAATCTCGAAGAAATGCAATATTGCCTTAATGGGCAGTGCCCTCAGTGAAAGCAAACGCCCCAGGCTGGAGCCTATGGACCCAATGGACTGGCAGGAGGAAGGCATAACAAAAATCAAAATGCATGGAGCATTTCACGGACTGAAAACATCCACAGGGCTGAACTCTGTCAACTTGGGTGACACAGATCTAGAAGAAGATGTCTCCTTCAGAACTTCCATCAAAGAGCACAGCACAATCAGGACTTTGGCGTTTCCCCAGGGAAACGCCTTCACCATTAGGACTGCTGCTGGGGGCTACAAATTTAGATGGGTTCCCAGTTAAGAATGACAACAATCAGCTAACTACACTTCCACTAATGTACTTTGAAATTCCTGCCTTGTTTTCTACTTGCACCCCATTGTGCAGCACATCTAACCTGCCACCAGAGGGCGCAcaatgaacactttttttttatttgttgggcGAGCTGACATACTAGTACTGTCTCTGCTATTGGGACTGTAGAATTTCTGCCAAATGAATCCTCAGGTACAAACCAGCAAAACTGGGAGGCTctacaaacttttaaaaattcttaTATGAAGGATATTTGTTGCATTGTTATTACTCTAAATACTGTTATTTACATTGCAGGATAATATGGCTGGTTATCAGAGATAATCTGCCCGATCCTCTCAGTTATAGGCTGGTGGCTATGCTTTTTCTTGCATTACGAAACATGCAGATGCCCATTGTATATAAACGATacattttcatttgcactttgattcgatgaaaaaataagaaaacatttgtttgAATGAGAATTTTGCAAGGTTTTAATCCCTTGCATTGAACAAAGGAAGGACCTGCCTGCACAGtgttaattaaaaaagtccaCAATAAGCCATTCAGTTCAAAAATATATAGACACGCAAGGTTACCATTTACCAGTTAACCACttcccatacagtatatatatatatatatatatatatatatatatatatatatatataataaagcaaatggacccgcactcctccAAGGAGTGCGGATCCATTTGCTTTATTTGAAAACTTGACCTACGCACCCATTTATGTATCTGAAATCCGGAAAGAGTGCGTTCACCTGtttggacaatatatatatatatatatatatatatatatatatatatatatatatatatatatatatatatacacacacacacacaaacacaacatACCTGTGTAACTGCTGCTTTAAAGCTAATGTAAGTATAATTTTTGGCTTACAGAATAACatataaataactgtaaatatCTGGTTATAAATCTTAATTGCTAGATTTATTTTGTTAATATAAGAATGTCTTTGTAATTTAAATACGCTgatta
This region includes:
- the mcidas.L gene encoding multicilin-like isoform X1 — its product is MQNRRKAFDKLCPNAMPDLPNRLGKKQSKTEKKLHKNIFANTGPVTIYVDPPSGSVESALATIDWQDLADCNSVIQQDAAGGAITQQQGHCLSGEPDFDLQEFRDAVDQFIADQPSLMQPSLGPQGFQLPACNVPLFEPCMTNPLQPQPEHLLPISVQTIPSTEQYWRDVAGHNQKALGDALVENNQLQVTLTEKQEEIASLKEKNIQLKELANQAKHLASVLDNLMKERSKQNSGATQGRLAVKRSLEDFYPQCNEPDSNQVDDILQEISKKCNIALMGSALSESKRPRLEPMDPMDWQEEGITKIKMHGAFHGLKTSTGLNSVNLGDTDLEEDVSFRTSIKEHSTIRTLAFPQGNAFTIRTAAGGYKFRWVPS
- the mcidas.L gene encoding multicilin-like isoform X2, which gives rise to MAVQTCFPHFPNYGYDWQGHCLSGEPDFDLQEFRDAVDQFIADQPSLMQPSLGPQGFQLPACNVPLFEPCMTNPLQPQPEHLLPISVQTIPSTEQYWRDVAGHNQKALGDALVENNQLQVTLTEKQEEIASLKEKNIQLKELANQAKHLASVLDNLMKERSKQNSGATQGRLAVKRSLEDFYPQCNEPDSNQVDDILQEISKKCNIALMGSALSESKRPRLEPMDPMDWQEEGITKIKMHGAFHGLKTSTGLNSVNLGDTDLEEDVSFRTSIKEHSTIRTLAFPQGNAFTIRTAAGGYKFRWVPS